AGAATTAGGGAGCTAGCTTTTCTCAATCCTAAGGTAAAATCATAGTTTTTAATTAGGTGAATCTTTCCTCACATACGTTTACTTTTCTCTTCTAAAGTGGATTTTTAAGATTTATTCGTTgatctttttgttcttcatgtgGTATGCTGCTGGTTCTATGAAGTTCCTCTGTTTCTCTGTACTTCACAGCTTACTTTCTCCTGTGGCTTGACCTTTGCAGCTCACTATCACTcttaaaaaagaagataatgatCCGGAGAAGAACCAGTATAATGAGTACTTCTATGCAGGGGGATTGGTTGAATATGTGACATGGCTAAATACTGATAAGGTATTCTTGACCTTTTACCACCTTCACTATTCTTGTAGTCTGCCCTTAGTTGTTGATATATTCCACTTCACCTAGGATTCCCATTGGTTGAGATCAGATTTGAACctcttgtgtatatatatacacaagtcAGTTGAGATTGGATTTTTCCTACGATCCATAACATGCATAGAAGCATCTGTGTGTCTTTATATGACTACTTGCGTTACACATAGGCTTCCAAATGAGTGAAGCTCTTGTGTACATATATACACAAGTCAGTTGAGATTGGATTTTACCTATGATCCATATCATGCATAGAAGCATTTGTGTGTCTTTATATGACTACTTGTGTTGCACAGAGGCTTCCAAATGAGTGAAGCAGATGTGTTAGCATACCAGCACTCATGGATTATAGTAGACACTACCAAGTTTCAATTTCTATACTTGGCATCACTTAATCATGATTGACCATAATATACATTTATGTTAGCACCGACATAAAGATTCTATATTAGTAACATAATAGTAGGATTTGGGGTTTAAGGTTTAGTAAGCCTAAATGCTTGACCTGGCTCATCTTTAATGGGGCAGCTAGATACCTCTATGTCACAACTCACAAGGCCTGTGCTGAATAGAATAATCtggtaaaaacatttttagtttctttttctttacttaAATGGTTTTTGAGATGTTTGAATATCTATGGGTTTCTTTTGGCATGTTCATCTTTTTTGTGAAGATGGTTTGACTGACGACTCTTTGATTTAGAAACCGCTTCATGACGTCGTGGGTTTCAGAGCAGAGAAAGATGGCATCACAATTGATGTAGCTCTCCAATGGTAAAGTATTGAATCTCCTATTCCTGCGCAATTCTAAGTCTTGCTATTCCTTCATCCAATAAGGAATAAAAACAATACAAATAGACCGagagaacaaaaacaaattctttctcgaccttttctttttcttttgtttgggggtgggggtttAAAACAAGCTTCACCTCTTTATTTGTATAGTGATGGATCTGTATCTTTTTCTGTTGGTGCTTGAGTTGTTCTGTGAATTGGGATTAATATGCTGGACTTTAAATTATGGGCATGTATTATTTATCTCAATGACATCAATCTCCAAATACAAAGTTTATTGGGATAATATTATGCAAATTGTTGATAATCATTAATTCTGTTGAAGATCATTGCTTGTATTAATCTATGATATGATTCAGTTATTTTATTCTCTACTAGGTGTTCGGATGCATATTCAGACACAATGCTGGGATATGCAAATAGCATACGTACTGTTGATGGTGGGACCCATATAGATGGTACAAAGGCTTCTATAACAAAAACACTGAATAACCTTGGGAAGAAGTCAAAGATTATCAAGGTGCATTTTTCTACCTTATTGTGAAGGGATTTTCACCATCCCTGCCAACAACCTTTGTGactgttttccatttttccccCTCCCATGTAGGGACCCCATCAACTATTGACCTGTTAAGGAGTTGAAAGACTAGAATCTCTTTTACTATTTGTTGGGTGAGACAGTTTGCCCGTGCCCTGAGATACATATTATTATGAAAAGGACTAGGGTAACAGATGAATTTACATATCTAGATGTATACTTGAAGGACTTTGTCAGGATATGTTTCCATTATGAACTTCTAAAGGTTTTCTCCTGTCCTCCATCTATAAAGTTTCTTAGGTGCTCTTCATCTATGACATGTAAAGAAATAGCAAGACACAAATTTTTGATGGCTCAGTTATAACCCTTGAACAAGTTACCAAATGATGTTGCTTGTATCATGCCAATGGCTCCCGGACCAGATTGCATCTCTCCCCATAATTGAGGGATGGAGGATTAGATCACAGGATCAGTCCTGTGTGGGTGTGAACTGTAGTTATATTGAAAAAGctgttctttttgtttcatttaagAAGTGCTCATTCTCCTAGGCAAGTTTCAGTAATATTGCATTTACAAGATTTACTGCCTTTCGTTGATTCAAGTGAGTAGCTGAAAATTTCAGTATTGTGAAGCATCTTCTGTTTTCTTCCAGGATAAGGATCTTACTTTAAGTGGTGAACATGTAAGGGAGGGATTAACATGTGTTGTCTCGGTCAAGGTTCCAAATCCAGAGTTCGAAGGACAAACAAAGGTACTGgctattttataattatctaaACTGAGTAGTTATGTCTTTTGCTCATATGGTTGCTTTGAACACCTTGATGTCTGCACcattcctttgtttttcttttcttttccatagtCACTGTTGTCTTACTTTAGTGGTTGTCTGTCTGTTGCCAAAAGACTAGGTTGGGAAATCCTGAGGTGCGAAAAGTGGTTGATCAATCCGTTCAAGAGTATCTTACCGAATTCTTGGAATTACATCCAGATGTACTTGATTCAGTCCTTTCTAAGTCTTTAAATGCTCTCAAGGTAGCGCTTTTGGGACACAAAAACATTACTTTGATTCAGTAGCTATCTTACTAATCAAAATGCTCTGTTACTCTGTGTATCTACCATTGATGTATCTTAAAATTCAGACCTTTTTCTCGTGTCTATTGTTTCCCTTATTAGGCAGCTCTGGCAGCAAAGAGAGCAAGGGAATTGGTGAGACAAAAGAGTGTATTACGATCATCATCACTTCCTGGAAAACTAGCTGATTGCTCATGCACTAATCCTGAAGAATCAGGtacattttggttttttttcttatgtagAATTCAAGCTTCATGGTGGAAATCTATCTAATATTAATGATTCGAAGGTTGTGGTTAAGGATTTGTTTGAATTTATATTGCTCTATAATGCCTTACTTCCTCGTGATACCACTCTTTTCCCATGGAGGTGTATTTGGTGGAATAAAGCTTCTTTGAGAGTGACTTTCTTTACTTGCTATGGAATAATTTAAGAAAGCATCATATCATAGCGGTAGATTGGTGTTGCATGTCTAAGAATAGTAGAGAAACCATTGATCATCTTTTGCTCCGTTGTGAGATAGCTAGTGACTTATTGAGCtctatttttagtctttttggaATAGAGTAGGTCATGCCTCAACGAGTAGTGGATCTCTTGGCTTGTTGAAGAGGGCTGTTTGGGAGAGATCATAGCTTAGCTGTGTGAAAAATGATTTTGTCTTAATGtgttgtatttgaaaaaaaaaatgcaataatcAGAGTTTTGAAGATTATGAGACGACAGTGGCAGAATTAAAGACCTTTTTGTCAAAACCCTTTACCATTGGTTGGCTGCCTATTAACTGTATTCATATTTCCAGTGTCTagattttcttgatcttttacATTTTGATCAGGTAATGAGTAAAGAAGTTCAAGATCTTAAAAAGATTGTAAACTTATTTGGGGAGTTATATGGTTAAGCTGTATATTTTGTTACTGTATGTGTAAAATTCAAAATGCATTGAACCATAGTATGCAACTGTACTAAATTTAGTTTATACGAGCAAGATTTATATCCTGTTATTGCTTATAATTATCATAGTCCAGTTTGCCATTTCTCATTATTGAGTTCATTTCTTGTTGGAATTCATTTTGCTTACCTTTTTCGTAGTCAAGTATAGTGCATTTTTTGGAGTTTCCTATAATTGTGCCACGTCTTTGATAACAAGAAATTACTCGAAAATTTTTCATTGGTCTGGTTGGTATCAGAAATCCAATTTGCTGTATTTATAAATGAGAGTGATGTTTGTAATGGTTGAATGATAAGTTGATAACCAAAACATACAATTAGATTTCTGTAGTCTCTTTTGGCCTCAATATTTGACTAAGGCATAAGGAATAATTTTCACATATTAGTTTGAGCATTTAAAAATTGATCTTGGTTATTGTACCTTTGCAGAGATCTTTATAGTTGAAGGAGATTCAGCTGGCGGAAGTGCAAAACAAGGTCGTGACAGGCGCTTTCAGGTAAAGATTTTCTTCTTTAGTTGTTAATTTGACAATATTGATACCTCTCAATCTTCAAGCACTTGTTCAAGCTtgttaagaacaattgcatggAAAGTTTGTATTCTTTCCCTTGGAAAGAACTTGACAAGAATTTCACAATTAACAGCATTGTCTGTTCCTCACTATAGAATACTCTTACAGAAGTAAAGATTAGGTAAAAGAAAATTTCCTATAGATTTCACTTTGATAGCATCTCTTTTAAGGAAAGCCGCCAAAAGAAAATGGTTATAGTGGAAGCAGACATTAATCTTCTGGAGAGCAAGTGTTTCTATTCCTCCTTAGTTTTGCCTGCCAATACAGCTTCTCTACCACTGCATTGCCACCTTCATCATCTATAGTGCCACTAACAGTACCGATTTTTGGCATATAGCACTACCATAATCATTGCCCTCTGTCCTGCAGGGCGGGGGGTGTTTTGGGTTGCATCTTcgtattattttctttgtaatgATATCACAAAAACGTTGGTGCAGGCTATTCTTCCTCTGAGGGGTAAGATTTTGAACATTGAAAGAAAGGATGAGGCAGCTATGTACAAAAACGAAGAGATTCAAAATCTCATTCTTGGTCTTGGACTTGGAGTAAAGgttaatcttttcttttgttattcaCATCTTTCTTTCCTCCTCTACTAACCAAAATCTGGAAAAGAagagaattttcttttcttttccttgattTGAGGATGAACTAGTgtttaaggaaagaaaaaaaaaaaacaaaaagaggtgAACTGCTTAGCCATGCATCATGTACatagttttgtttgtttcagGGGGAGGACTTTAAAAAGGAAGCTCTACGATATCATAAGATTATAATCTTAACAGATGCTGATGTAGACGGTGCTCACATCCGAACGTTGCTGTTGACATTTTTCTTTAGATATCAGGTAGAGAATGGAGATAAGTTCCTGCAAAATTTATTGCTACGAAATAggaaatggaaaaagaaaagaataacaacCTCCAAATGCTCAgtgaattcaataaaaaaattatgaacttGATGCAGTGGTTCTTGCTTGCAGAGAGCCTTATTTGATGAAGGTTGCATATATGTTGGTGTTCCACCCCTTTTCAAGGTTTGCCTTAAACTATGATGAAGCCAGAGAGGATCTATTTTGATTCAGCAAGTTAAACTTCTGTAATCTTTTGGTGAAATCTGCAGGTTGAAAGAGGAAAGCAAGTGCACTACTGCTATGATGATGCTGAACTTAGAAAGCTTCAGAGGTCTTTCCCTTCAAATGCATCATACAATATTCAGAGGTTCAAAGGTAAGATAAACACCATACTTTCTATGGTGATGAATGCATTGGGAGGGCACATATGTGCTAATCAGTAGTGTTTGTTAGTGTATATGATCCGTTATTACCTTTCAACTTGAAATGTGCTCAAATTTGACATAAAGTGCTTTTCTAATTACCTATCATTTTTACAATTGCTAGAATTTAATATTTGCCTCCATCTGCTCGACTTCAGTATATATATGCTCCACATTTGATGTCTCGGGCTTCTGAGTCACCACATTAACTATTAAGTGCTCTCTTCTTACTACGGGGACCGGCTTCCtttccatcatcatcatcattattctCTCGCGTTTCCGAGAGCCTGCATGCTCTCAGCGGAGGCGCGTGCAGGCGCATTTCCACTAGTCTGTTCTTGAAGTGTGGGATGCGCTTGGTTTGGTTTGGATGGAGCGACGATTTACTGTGGAAGCTAAACCGTTCTCCTTTTCGGCGAACGCAGGTAAGTTTGAGCTGTGtttggaggaaaggagaaaaaggGTTCGTTGGATCGTTAGATCTGAGTCTCCAGTGCTTGGATTGGCTGGCGGACGCGGTTGAAGTGGCATTACGATCTCCAGGGAAGAAGGAGTTCGCCAAATCCTATAGGGAGATGGGGAAGGCCTTGAAGGTCCATAAGGGTTTCAATAAGGCGGGGCTGTTTCTTAGTGGCTGCTGTACTTGCTGAGGGTGTTCGGAGAGGAGGGATTTGTTTCCCTGAGGGTCGTGAAGGAGGGGGTTGGCGTCGCATCATGGGTGAGTTGCGGAAGATCTTGGTTTTCCTTGCTGCAGAGGAGAGGCCGTCGGTCTATGATGTTTACTCCAGGGGGGGTGTCTTGTGTTCAGATCGTTCTTACGCAGCTGTGGCCTCCTCGAAGTCGGGTAGTTCGAAACAGCAGCCGCTGTCTGATTGCCATTTGGACTTGTTCCCTGTGGCGTCTTGGTCCAAGCTGGTTGGCAGTGGGGAGGTGAGTTCGCTGGTGAATTGTTTTGAGTTTGAGATGGGCGGAGGTGGTCGTTCTAGTCCAATCTGCGACGGAGGGCGATATGGTCTTGGGGGTGGCAACTTTCCTTGGACAAAGGGCGCTAGGGTTTCTCGTCTCTAGAAGAAGCTTCTTGAGAGGCTTGGGTCGGTCCTGGACTGGGTTTGTTCCAAGATGGGCCTGAAGCCCAAACTTCTTTTTGGGTTTAGGTTGAGGGCTGGTTGCAAGTCCGCTTCTGGGCCTTGTGTGAAGCCTTGCACTGGGCTGTCGGGTTCTGTTGTGGGTCTTGGGTCAGCCCACCCGGAGCCTTTTTTAGGGGATTTGGAGCCACCATCTAGGTCTTCTTCAAGTCAGATTGTTGAGTCTTTGCCGGCGAGTTCTCTTGGGTTGGTTTCTGGGTATGCAGCGCCGACTGGTTCTGGGTCTACAACGCCGATGTCTTCTCCGGCGATTCCTTCATCTTCAGAGGTTCTTCCTGGGTCTGCATCTTCTCCGGTGGGTTCTCTAAGCATGGAGAGTGCGGACCCAGGGCAAATGGAGGTTGCAGTGGATTTTGTTTCCCCAGCGATGGAGGAAGCCTCTGTTAAGACCGATCGGAAACCCTCTCCGGCAAAAGGTCTGCTTCGGCGAGGTTTTTTGGGTCGAGATCTGTGACTCCTCTAAGGTGAAGAGTCGACGGTGAAGGAGGTGTCCTCGTCTACCCTGGTTGGTTTAGAATCTAGATCGGAACCAGCTTTTGCTTTGGCTCAACCTCCTGATTCTAGTCTCTGTTTGGTTCTCGGTTTGAATTCCTTGTCAGCATTGGAGTTTCTGAAGACTACTGGGATTGAATAGGTACATTTAGTGGAAACCTCTGTCCTTTCacgttctttttctttgataccGGTGGCTGCCCATTTGTTAGAGGCGCTAGCTTTGGGAGATAGATTACACTCAATTTCTAGGTTATCGGAAAATGGGACTCCCATAGTTCTTGACAAGCAGATGTTAAGCTACTATCGGAGAGCTAAGAAAGAACGAGGAAGCCGGGTGAATGATTCTCTGCTTCTTGAGATGGTGGAAACCCTTAGTGCTCCGCTGGTACAATATCATTCCGACCCAGTCGCTGGGTTCGCTGGGTTTGCTACTTACAATGCTCAAGCAAAGCCTATTCCTAAGAACACTAATCCGATGAGGGGCATAAGTCTGAAGGAGAAAGGGAATTTTGTTCCGGAAGTGGAGGTTGCATAGCCTAGGACCAAAGGCACTTCTGAAACCATAACTGTTGAAAATAGTTTGACCAAACCCCAAAAGTGGCTGATTGAATGGATGAGGGCAAGTGTAAAGGACGATGATCCGCATATGGCGAGCTTGAAGGTCATGGTGGAGGATTTTCGTCGGGCAAATAAGGTAGCACGCAATGGGAAGCTATCCCCCGATCCTCCTAATCAGGGGCTGGATGGCAATGAAGAGGATGATCGGAAGTTGGTGTTGCTGAATGAGGTGAAAGAGAATTTCCTTCGGGAAATAAAGGTCGTGCAGCCTAGGGCTAAGGGCAAGAGAGAGCTGTTAAATTTAAAAAGCTCTATTAATTACGGCATTGCTAGCGCGTCTCCTCGGAGAAGGAAGGGCAAGACTCTTAGGATGTAACGATTCATGTGGGTTTTGAGGGCTTTGGGCTTCTTTGGGTATCTgtttttgagggtttttggGTGGGTTTGTTGGGGTTCTTTTGTGGGTGAGCTTCggctttctcttttctttttctagttaggcgtttcgcttgtatacttccagtgtacgtaggggcgccttacgcttttaataaaacttcttattacttatcaaaaaaaaaaaaagtgctatCTTCTTCTATCTCAGCATCAAGCATAGATTCTCAAATGTAATTCATCCTCCATTTCATTGAAAGGAAACTAAGCTCTTTGAAAATGAGTGTGCTAGTGATGATGGTTATGTATTATATGATGGTTGTGATTTTTGGAATGCTGTCAGGATGGTAATGTAAGGGAGCTGCTTTTCTTCAATGTGAAAGATATGTAGTATGTGTTATAAAAAAAGGTGGTATATACTATATGTTATCAATGAAGTATCGAACTTTTTGTGCTGAAAACATAGTTGCTTTCGGAATTCTATCAAATATCAGCTTTTGTGTAGCACACAGTCTTCCATCTCCAATTGCTTTCATCCCTGCTCAACTTCTAGAATCCATTTGTAACTTACATTGGTCATGAATTATGTCAATAGTACTTCAGTGAAATAACTAGCTGTTACACAATGTTATTGCTGTTGATGGAATTCGCTCCTAAATGCAAAATACAGTATGGATCATGTTATGGTTATGCTCTGATATCTCTACAATCTGATTGTGATAAACCCAGATTTTGATGTTTATATGAGTTTGCAAAGTTTGAGTCCTCTTTTGTAGCATGCACTGTGCTCTGGTGAATCCAATGGGTGACAAAGTTTCTATTTTCTGGCTTCCCATAGCCTAACCTTTCTGTAGGCAGAGCTAACTATTTTGTTATATTCCTATGCatcatgctttctcttttgagGTATATGTAACATGATAGTATGGGTGCAATCAGGCCTGGGAGAGATGATGCCATTACAATTATGGGAAACAACAATGGATCCAGAGCAAAGGCTGCTAAAGCAATTAGTTGTTGAAGATGCTGCTGAAGCAAATGTTGTCTTTTCCTCCCTTATGGGTTCTCGGGTAAGTAGATCATGCATATTagtgcactttttttttttttgataagtaaagagaaattaaaaagttaGTGCGCTTTAGATGTACCTTATGATAAGGTGAAGCTATCTAACTGTTTATGATCTTTTGAGGAAGCCCTGAGTGAAATGGCTTGCTGCtgctgatttttattatttgtttagatTAAATTGAGTGAAATGGCTTGCTCTCTCTGAAATATTAGAAACTGAAAAGATAGTTCTGTCAACTAATGCACAAATAATAAGAGgatgtgtttgataaaatgtcatgaatttttattttgttatcaCCTTTATACAGATGCAATGCCAGATGTAACTTGCAGTGCTTCTGCATGTCACTCTTTCCTCCCAAATCATCAATTTTGATATTCCAGAATCCCCGCCTTGTGTTTTCGCAGAAGCTAATGGTTGTTACTTGTGTCTTCAGGTGGATTTTAGGAAGGAACTCATACAGAAATCTGCAAGCATGATTAACCTTGACCAGTTAGATATTTAACGGTGCCAAAATGCCGAGTGATTAAGTGAAAACTTGATTACAGTTATACAGTGGTAACGCTGAGGCTTCATCGGTGTATCTTCCGATTCATTGTGATTGACATCATTTACAAAGGCGTCCAATTTTCCTGATCATTGGGCTAAAATGTGTGGAATTGCTCCCCTTTTGGGTGTGGGGGGAAGATTTAGGTTAGGCAGATAGATGGAGATTTTGCGCTATGTACAAATACTGTTTCTTCACATGCTATTACAGGAATTGCACCCTGCTTGCTGATTGTTGTGTACTTTTGGCTGTTCAAgaatttcatgaaaaaaaaatgccatagCTCAATGTATATCATTTATGTATTATTCTGGGAAAATTGACTGAATCCCTTGTTTAGGTTTAACCCTACACAGTGACCAATTGAATTTCCACCATGATATAAATATCAGAACCTTCATGAAGGTTCTGATTTACAAGTAGTGATTATTTTTGGATTACCTTTTTCCCTTATGATCTATCACTTCATTTGCAATGCCCCTctgaactaaaaaaaaaaaaaaaaaacaaattgcaatgTTCCTTATAGACTATTTGCCTCTTTTGCTTATCCCTCTGTTAGAATATTTCGttaaatttgatggaaaatgGATCACTTGCAATGCATGTGACCCAAAATGACCATGACACccttattaaactaaaaaaatagcaattattTTCGTCTTAATTTAAGAGCATTTTAGTATTTCATGCATCTCAATGAGGGTATTTGATATTTTCACACATCTCACTAGGGTATAATTGACATTTTATGCGTTTGCCAGTTGACTAAGAGTTAACAGAAACACTAGTGGCAAAGGGTCCAGTAAAAGGGGCAAATGGTTTTAGAGCATCATCAATAATTTCAgtcaaattttagctaaaatatctatttttgttattttatttaattactttttataagCACTAAATATCAAGCTCTTtaaataattttctattttaattaaatattattttttattgacaacagtgaaagtaataaaataatgaatggCTAAAAAAATTTAGCATCAAATATGGAGAGATTTTGACGAGAAATAATTTGGAGAAAGGATGGGGAGCTCTGATAAATGGTTACTttttagaaaggaaaaatataatttagccccctaagttattagttattttcattttaactctctaatgttcaaaaagttataaaatagtCCTCCAAATTACTAAACAGTTACAATTTGCTTATCCCGTTAGTCATTACtatcaaataggatgaaaaattcaaaactacatcattttggcaagattaaattactaaaatgcccctttggaaaaaaaaaaaaaaaaaatcctactaGAACAAGCAagttgaaattagggtttcttaaacttaccaaaacggcgtcaggaattaaaagaaaaatccccTACCCCACACGGATCAGGATCCCCGACAATCTCTCCAAAATTGTCNNNNNNNNNNNNNNNNNNNNtggccaaaacccaaaaattttagGTTTTGGCCATTA
Above is a genomic segment from Corylus avellana chromosome ca9, CavTom2PMs-1.0 containing:
- the LOC132191857 gene encoding DNA gyrase subunit B, chloroplastic/mitochondrial-like, with protein sequence MALLLRPSAPYHLCSLRLRFMASRFLASSSSCPPLSPSSFSSSRPSVFFFKPSRKNFPLRTISSRFLTRNAASPRAFMSTSTAEALQASASSKAYGSDQIQVLQGLEPVRKRPGMYIGSTGPRGLHHLVYEILDNAVDEAQAGFASKIVVVLHEDDSVSITDDGRGIPTDLHPVTKKSALETVLTVLHAGGKFGGSSSGYSVSGGLHGVGLSVVNALSEALEVTIWRDGMEYQQRYSRGKPETTLTSQLLPPELKDRQGTHIRFWPDKEVFTSAIQFDYNTIAGRIRELAFLNPKLTITLKKEDNDPEKNQYNEYFYAGGLVEYVTWLNTDKKPLHDVVGFRAEKDGITIDVALQWCSDAYSDTMLGYANSIRTVDGGTHIDGTKASITKTLNNLGKKSKIIKDKDLTLSGEHVREGLTCVVSVKVPNPEFEGQTKTRLGNPEVRKVVDQSVQEYLTEFLELHPDVLDSVLSKSLNALKAALAAKRARELVRQKSVLRSSSLPGKLADCSCTNPEESEIFIVEGDSAGGSAKQGRDRRFQAILPLRGKILNIERKDEAAMYKNEEIQNLILGLGLGVKGEDFKKEALRYHKIIILTDADVDGAHIRTLLLTFFFRYQRALFDEGCIYVGVPPLFKVERGKQVHYCYDDAELRKLQRSFPSNASYNIQRFKGLGEMMPLQLWETTMDPEQRLLKQLVVEDAAEANVVFSSLMGSRVDFRKELIQKSASMINLDQLDI